The DNA window GCGCCGATCAGGAACTGGCGCGGATGACCCCGCGATTCGAGGCTGCGCGACGCGACGCCGCGCGCGAATTCGGGCGGGCGCAGATTCTGCTGGAACTGGTGAAACGCCAGACGGATAAGGCGGGGCGGGACCGATCCTGACGGGGCAGGGCGACCCCGGATCGCCGTTCGGCGCCGGTCTTAGCGATCCCCTGCGGCGGCGATCGGTGCAGGCGTTTGCGCGGGCGACAGCTCCAGATCGACCCAGACCAGGCGGTGATCCGAGGCGGCTTCGACCGCCTCGGCCAGCGGCTCGCCCGGTGCGGGCCACAGCACGCCGCTGGCCATGACGTTCAGCGTTCTCGCCGGCAGCAGGTAATCGACGCGCAGGTTTCCGGGCTCGTCGTCGTCGAAATCGGCGGTGTCCAGCGCCGGATCGCCCCGCTGCCCTGCATTCGCCCCGGTCTGCGGCGGCTGCCACGCGCCGCGCGGTTGCGGGTCCTGCGCGATGCGCAGCAGCGACTGCACCGCCTGCGCGCGGCCGTCGCCGTCGATCAGGTCCAGATTGACATTGCCGGCCAGCACGAACGGCGCGTCGGGCAGATGGTGCAGCCAGAAGGCGGCCTCGTCGTGATTGCGCCGCCCGTTGCGATCCTCGGGTCCGTCGAAGACGGGGGGCGTCGCCGCCCAAGCCAGCAGGTGCAGAACACCCTCGGGCGTCCGCACGGGCACATCCCAATGCGCGGTCGAGGACAGGCGCTGGACCGAAGCCGCCTCATCCGTGCTGTCCGGCATCAGATGACCCGGCAGATCGCGCCACAGCGTATCGGTATAGTCGGTGACCGGGCCAAGCGGCAGCCGCGACAGCACCGCCATGCCGTTCTGGCCGGTGAACTGGCCCCAGCCCTGCGCATCGTCCGCCTCGCCCAGACGGCCGTCCCGATCCAGATCCAGTCCGGTGGCCATGCCGCTGTTGGGACGCGCGGCAAAGCGGTGGGGCAGGTCCAGCCCGGCGCCGCGCAGCGTTTCGGAAAATCGTTCCAGCGCGCGGCCGTCATGGTCCCAGTCGAACCCGGTCAGCAGGATCGCATCGGGGGCGGCGGCGGCGATGACCGTGGCCGCGGCCAGAACCTGCGGATCGCCCCGGTCGATGTCGCGCAGCAGCAGGCCCGGCCCCTTGCGGGTCAGTCCGGGGTCCCACGTGGCGATGCGGACCGGTTCGGCCGGGGCGGGCGCTGCCGCCAGAAGCCACAGGCAGATTGCGGCCCTCAGACCCAAGGGCGGGCCTGCGCCATCTGGCTTTCATAGCTGTCGATCGCGGGCGCCTTTTCCATCGTCAGGCCGATATCGTCCAGACCGTTCAGCAGGCAGTGCTTGCGGAACGGGTCGATGTCAAAGCCGAATTCCTGCCCGTCCGAGGCGCTGACGGTCTGGTTTTCCAGATCGACGGTCATGCGGGCATTGGCGCCCTTGCGCGCATCCTCCATCAGCACGTCCACCGCCTCCTGCGGCAGGGTGATCGGCAGGATGCCGTTCTTGAAGCAGTTGTTGAAGAAGATGTCGGCGAAACTGGTCGAGATGACGCAGCGTATGCCGAAATCCAGCAGCGCCCAGGGCGCATGTTCGCGCGAGGAGCCGCAGCCGAAATTGTCTCCCGCGATCAGGATCTGCGCATCGCGATAGGCCGGCTGGTTCAGCACGAAATCGGGATTTTCGTTGCCATCGCGGTCATAGCGCATCTCGTCGAACAGGTTCACGCCCAGCCCCGTTCGCTTGATCGTCTTCAGGAACTGCTTGGGAATGATCATGTCGGTGTCGATATTGACCAGCGGCATGGGGGCGGCGATGCCGGTCAGGGTGGTGAACTTGTCCATCTGATCCTCGAAAGTTTATGTCTGGTCCGGGGCTTGCAGGCGCTGCTAGGTTGCCTTCGCTGCGACAGGTTGGGGGTGGGCATGGAAATTCTGAACTGCGTGGCGGCGGCGTGGCAGCCCCGCATCGGCGATCCGGACGTGACCGGGTGGCTGACGGTGCTGGCCTATCTGCTGTGCTTCGTGCTGGCCTTTCAGGTCTGGCGCCGGCTGGGGGACCGGCGCGGCCGCCTGTTCTGGGGCCTGATCGCGCTGCTGATGCTGTTTCTGGCGATCAACAAGCAGATGGATCTGCAAAGCGCGCTGACCTCCCTGGGCCGCTGCATGGCCAACGCACAGGGATGGTATGACAGCCGCCGGATCGTCCAGCTTGGCTTCATCCTGGTGCTGCTGTGGGGCGTCGGGTGGCTGCTGCTGGTGCTGATGCGGCGGATGCGCGGCCAGCTTGGCCGGCATGGCGTGGCGCTGGCCGGTCTGGCGATCCTGTGCGCCTTTGTCGTCGTGCGGGCGGTGGGGTTTCACCACATGGACGCGCTGATCGGAAGCCGGCAGCTTGGCGTCAGCACCAACTACCTGTTCGAGAACGCCGGTCTGGTGCTGATCGCGCTGAACGCGGTCTGGCTGCTGCGGCGCGGCTGAAACCCGCCTGCGGATGTCGTTCATGGCCAACGGACGCGCATCGCGGCCTAGACCGTCTGCGCCATCAGGTCGCGCACATCGGTCAGGTGCCCGGCGACGCCCGCCGCGGCCGCCATCGCGGGCGACATCAGGTGGGTGCGACCCTTGTAGCCCTGTCGCCCCTCGAAATTGCGGTTGCTGGTGGCGGCGCAGCGTTCGCCGGGGGCAAGCTGGTCGGGGTTCATGCCCAGACACATCGAACAGCCGGCCAGCCGCCATTCGAAGCCGGCATCCAGGAAGATGCGGTCCAGCCCCTCTTCCTCGGCCTGCGCCCGCACCAGGCCCGAGCCCGGCACCACCATGCCGCGCACGCCGGAAGCCAGCTTGCGGCCGCGCAGAACCTCGGCCGCGGCGCGCAGATCCTCGATCCGGCCGTTGGTGCACGACCCGATGAACACCGCGTCGATGGCGATGTCGGTCAGCTTCGTGCCCGCCGTCAGGCCCATGTAATCCAGCGATCGGCGCGCGGCGTCGATCTTGCCGCCGGTGAAATCCTCGGGCGCGGGAACGCTGGCGGTGATCGGCAGCGCGTCTTCGGGGCTGGTGCCCCAGGTGACGGTGGGGGCGATATCCTCGGCCCGGATAGTCACGACCTTGTCCCAATGCGCGTCCGCGTCGCTGGACAGGGTCTTCCACCATGCCAGCGCGGCCTCCCACTGGGCGCCCTTGGGGGCATGGGGGCGGCCCCGCACATAGGCGAGGGTGGTCTCGTCCGGCGCGATCAGCCCGGCGCGCGCGCCGCCCTCGATCGCCATGTTGCAGATGGTCATGCGGCCTTCCATCGACAGGTTGCGGATCGCCTCGCCGCAATATTCGATGACATGGCCGGTGCCGCCGGCGGTGCCGGTTTCCGCGATGATCGACAGCACGATGTCCTTGGCCGTCACCCCCGGCGCCAGCCGGCCGGTGATTTCCACCTTCATGTTCTTGGATTTCGACTGGATCAGCGTCTGCGTGGCCAGCACGTGTTCGACCTCGGACGTGCCGATGCCGTGGGCCAGCGCGCCGAAGGCGCCATGCGTGGCGGTGTGGCTGTCGCCGCAGACGACGGTCATGCCGGGCAGGGTCCAGCCCTGTTCGGGGCCGACGATATGGACGATCCCCTGCCGGATGTCGTTCACCGGGTAATAGTTCACCCCGAAATCGCGGGCGTTGCGGTCCAGCGCATCGACCTGGATGCGCGATTCGGGATTCTCGATCCCGTCCTCGCGGTCCAGCGTGGTCGGCACGTTGTGATCGGGCACGGCGATGGTGCGTTCGGGGGCGCGGACCTTGCGCCCGGTCATGCGCAACCCTTCGAACGCCTGCGGGCTGGTCACCTCGTGAACCAGATGGCGGTCGATATAGATCAGGCAGGTGCCGTCTTCCTGGCGGTCGACGACGTGGGCGTCCCAGATCTTGTCATACAGGGTGCGCGGCGCGGGATGTGGCTGGGTCATGGCGGTGTGGCTTTCGGCTGTGAGGCTTCGATCTGGCGGCGGACGGCTGCGGTCTGGCCGCAGCCCGTCACAGTCGCGCGGTGATGCAGCGCGATTCGCCGAAGAACCGCGACGGCAGTCGCGCCCGGTCATGGATGTCGAAATAGATGAACCCGTCCATGCATCTTTATTAAGCCCGTTCGGGCGTTGACACAAGATGCGCGGGCTTGCCCCGCCGCCCCGGCCCGGTATCTAATCGCCACGGGAGGACCGCGAATGGAAGAACTGAACCCCGAGGTCATCGATGCCGCGCAGGGGCTGTGGTATCGGATCTCGCTGTTCATCGACACGCTGCTGCTGCCTTCGCGCTTCTACCAGTTGCCGGTCATCGCAGTCCTGATCCTGCTGGCATGGCTGATGGCGCGGTTTCTGTCGCCGCGGCTGACGCGCTGGCTGCGGACGCGGAAGAACTGGCCGAAATGGCGACTGCGGGTCGGGTTGCTGGTCGATCGCCGGCTGGCGCTGATCCTGTTCACGCTGATGGCGTGGATCGTGGTTCTGGTTATGCGTGAGGTCACCTATTCGTTCCGCAGCCAGATGATCGAGCTTGCGGCCTCGATCGCGGCGGCGTGGACGGCGATCTTCTTTCTGATGCGGGTGATCCGGAACCGTTTCCTGCGCCGGATCGTCAGTTGGGCGGCCTGGATCTGGGTCACGCTGCATCTGCTGGGGCTGACGGCCTCTGCGGCCGAGATCCTGGACAGCCTGGCGCTGAATGTCGGCGAGTTCAGGATGTCGGCGCTGACGGTGCTGAAGGCGCTGGCGATCACCGGGCTGATGATCGCGGGTGCGCGGATGCTGTCGCGCATGATCACCGGGCGATTGTCGCAGAACAACGACATCTCGCCCACGATGCGCGTGCTGACGGCCAAGCTGTTGCAGGTGGTGCTGTTCAGCCTGGCGGTGATCGTCGGGCTGAAGGCGGTGGGCTTCGATCTGACCGGGCTTGCGGTCTTTTCGGGCGCGGTCGGCGTCGGGCTGGGCTTCGGGTTGCAGAAGGTCGTCTCGAACCTCGTGTCGGGGGTCATCATCCTTCTGGACAAGTCGGTCAAGCCCGGCGACGTCATCAGCATCGGCGACACCTTCGGCTGGATCGAGGAGCTGGGCGCGCGCTATGTCAGCGTGGTGACCCGCGACGGCAAGGAATACCTGATCCCGAACGAGGATCTGGTCACCGGGCAGGTGGTGAACTGGTCGCACACCAACAATTTCGTGCGGCTGGATATCCCCTTCGGCACCTCGTATCAGGACGATCCCCACAAGGTCAGCCAGATCGCCATCGCCGCGGCGCTGAAGGTCAAGCGGGTTCTGGCGCATCGCAAGCCGGTGTGCTGGGTGACGGGCTTCGGAAACAGCAGCGTGGATTACGTGCTGCGGTTCTGGATAGGCGATGCCGAAGGCGGGCTGACCAATGTGCGCGGGCAGGTCTATCTGTCGCTGTGGGATACGTTTCAGGCGAACGGCATCTCGATCCCGTTCCCGCAGCGCGAGGTGCGGGTGCTGAACGACGCCATCGCCCTGCGGCAGGGCAGCGACGCGCCCCCTGTGGACGCGGCAGGTCGCGAATCCGTGAGCGATGATTGAGATGGGCCGAAAAGATGCTATCTTGAGGATACCCCTGCGCCGGGGGCGATCGGCGCGCTGACCGGAGGATACAACCCTGTCACAAGACGTCTCGCCGGCCGGCAGGCCGGCCGCGACCGCCGCGGGCGACAACGAGGACG is part of the Paracoccus stylophorae genome and encodes:
- the leuC gene encoding 3-isopropylmalate dehydratase large subunit encodes the protein MTQPHPAPRTLYDKIWDAHVVDRQEDGTCLIYIDRHLVHEVTSPQAFEGLRMTGRKVRAPERTIAVPDHNVPTTLDREDGIENPESRIQVDALDRNARDFGVNYYPVNDIRQGIVHIVGPEQGWTLPGMTVVCGDSHTATHGAFGALAHGIGTSEVEHVLATQTLIQSKSKNMKVEITGRLAPGVTAKDIVLSIIAETGTAGGTGHVIEYCGEAIRNLSMEGRMTICNMAIEGGARAGLIAPDETTLAYVRGRPHAPKGAQWEAALAWWKTLSSDADAHWDKVVTIRAEDIAPTVTWGTSPEDALPITASVPAPEDFTGGKIDAARRSLDYMGLTAGTKLTDIAIDAVFIGSCTNGRIEDLRAAAEVLRGRKLASGVRGMVVPGSGLVRAQAEEEGLDRIFLDAGFEWRLAGCSMCLGMNPDQLAPGERCAATSNRNFEGRQGYKGRTHLMSPAMAAAAGVAGHLTDVRDLMAQTV
- a CDS encoding endonuclease/exonuclease/phosphatase family protein, giving the protein MGLRAAICLWLLAAAPAPAEPVRIATWDPGLTRKGPGLLLRDIDRGDPQVLAAATVIAAAAPDAILLTGFDWDHDGRALERFSETLRGAGLDLPHRFAARPNSGMATGLDLDRDGRLGEADDAQGWGQFTGQNGMAVLSRLPLGPVTDYTDTLWRDLPGHLMPDSTDEAASVQRLSSTAHWDVPVRTPEGVLHLLAWAATPPVFDGPEDRNGRRNHDEAAFWLHHLPDAPFVLAGNVNLDLIDGDGRAQAVQSLLRIAQDPQPRGAWQPPQTGANAGQRGDPALDTADFDDDEPGNLRVDYLLPARTLNVMASGVLWPAPGEPLAEAVEAASDHRLVWVDLELSPAQTPAPIAAAGDR
- the leuD gene encoding 3-isopropylmalate dehydratase small subunit, which translates into the protein MDKFTTLTGIAAPMPLVNIDTDMIIPKQFLKTIKRTGLGVNLFDEMRYDRDGNENPDFVLNQPAYRDAQILIAGDNFGCGSSREHAPWALLDFGIRCVISTSFADIFFNNCFKNGILPITLPQEAVDVLMEDARKGANARMTVDLENQTVSASDGQEFGFDIDPFRKHCLLNGLDDIGLTMEKAPAIDSYESQMAQARPWV
- a CDS encoding mechanosensitive ion channel family protein, whose amino-acid sequence is MEELNPEVIDAAQGLWYRISLFIDTLLLPSRFYQLPVIAVLILLAWLMARFLSPRLTRWLRTRKNWPKWRLRVGLLVDRRLALILFTLMAWIVVLVMREVTYSFRSQMIELAASIAAAWTAIFFLMRVIRNRFLRRIVSWAAWIWVTLHLLGLTASAAEILDSLALNVGEFRMSALTVLKALAITGLMIAGARMLSRMITGRLSQNNDISPTMRVLTAKLLQVVLFSLAVIVGLKAVGFDLTGLAVFSGAVGVGLGFGLQKVVSNLVSGVIILLDKSVKPGDVISIGDTFGWIEELGARYVSVVTRDGKEYLIPNEDLVTGQVVNWSHTNNFVRLDIPFGTSYQDDPHKVSQIAIAAALKVKRVLAHRKPVCWVTGFGNSSVDYVLRFWIGDAEGGLTNVRGQVYLSLWDTFQANGISIPFPQREVRVLNDAIALRQGSDAPPVDAAGRESVSDD